From one Lycium ferocissimum isolate CSIRO_LF1 chromosome 5, AGI_CSIRO_Lferr_CH_V1, whole genome shotgun sequence genomic stretch:
- the LOC132056992 gene encoding uncharacterized protein LOC132056992 isoform X1, which yields MYIIPSIVCADDLGGQNMGTVNFVWNLAKNYFTFGLIGLTISDRYASIVPVGGISMSPTFNPHDGSSVRSLTRDFVVVEKLCLEKYKFSLGDVVVFSSPTNHKEKNIKRITALPGDLVSTPHYDAVVIPEGHCWVEGDNQAWSLDSRSFGPIPLGLVRGRVTHVVWPPHRVGKVERMTPNSIAPF from the exons ATGTACATTATTCCCTCTATAG TGTGTGCAGATGATTTAGGTGGCCAAAATATGGGAACTGTGAACTTCGTCTGGAATTTAGCTAAGAATTATTTCACCTTTGGGCTCATAGGCCTTACCATCTCTGATCGGTATGCTAGTATTGTCCCTGTTGGTGGCATTTCAATGTCTCCCACATTTAATCCACATGATGGCAGTTCCGTGAGATCCTTGACTC GTGACTTTGTTGTAGTGGAGAAGCTTTGCCTAGAAAAATACAAGTTTTCCCTCGGCGATGTGGTTGTCTTCAG CTCTCCGACTAATcataaagagaaaaatataaagagaatAACAGCCTTACCAGGTGACTTGGTCAGTACCCCTCATTATGATGCAGTAGTGATCCCTGAAGGACATTGTTGGGTTGAAGGCGACAATCAGGCTTGGAGCTTGGACTCAAGATCCTTTGGCCCG ATCCCTCTGGGTTTGGTTCGTGGCAGGGTTACCCATGTTGTATGGCCTCCTCACCGGGTTGGTAAAGTTGAAAGAATGACACCAAATAGCATAGCACCTTTCTAA
- the LOC132056992 gene encoding uncharacterized protein LOC132056992 isoform X2, translating to MGTVNFVWNLAKNYFTFGLIGLTISDRYASIVPVGGISMSPTFNPHDGSSVRSLTRDFVVVEKLCLEKYKFSLGDVVVFSSPTNHKEKNIKRITALPGDLVSTPHYDAVVIPEGHCWVEGDNQAWSLDSRSFGPIPLGLVRGRVTHVVWPPHRVGKVERMTPNSIAPF from the exons ATGGGAACTGTGAACTTCGTCTGGAATTTAGCTAAGAATTATTTCACCTTTGGGCTCATAGGCCTTACCATCTCTGATCGGTATGCTAGTATTGTCCCTGTTGGTGGCATTTCAATGTCTCCCACATTTAATCCACATGATGGCAGTTCCGTGAGATCCTTGACTC GTGACTTTGTTGTAGTGGAGAAGCTTTGCCTAGAAAAATACAAGTTTTCCCTCGGCGATGTGGTTGTCTTCAG CTCTCCGACTAATcataaagagaaaaatataaagagaatAACAGCCTTACCAGGTGACTTGGTCAGTACCCCTCATTATGATGCAGTAGTGATCCCTGAAGGACATTGTTGGGTTGAAGGCGACAATCAGGCTTGGAGCTTGGACTCAAGATCCTTTGGCCCG ATCCCTCTGGGTTTGGTTCGTGGCAGGGTTACCCATGTTGTATGGCCTCCTCACCGGGTTGGTAAAGTTGAAAGAATGACACCAAATAGCATAGCACCTTTCTAA